ttgacatccggagggccccggttctgtctacgactcacagtatcagccatcccagactagacttgggatgttccagggctaagaggtagggtggcatcgttctaagctagcaagcgaccgaaattctgcctaggagatacatggctccgaggatggctaaatcttgtgggtatgtaaaatctctgcagagtgtatggttgatcgatcgatacatatgccgacttgtcggctatggacctttcctgggtttcgcttaaactagataggagatgagtccatctttcctccctccagggttggggtattttccggtcgtgagccttgggggctgcgggccgttgagacaagaccgagagggagttggcctgtcgacctgagtatgtgagatgagatatggtgtggtggtgtggagatggtttgtgatggatggttggtggatggatatggatggtgtggtggtgaatgtgttaaaaattggatattattattatattactattgaTATTTACTTCTCATACGCTAAGAATGCAAACCAcaaccaaatattaggatcgccagatcccttgtttacctttttccactaaagctcatcagtgctaaccatggcctgcacacatctggcggtgtgcagatttcttgCTTCTCaaagatgctgactttagaaggattataaggtctcgtgcctacgctcaagtttgatTCGGAGATgaaatctacgctgcactacaccaactctgatgatgcccgtgaaggagccttcactcgatagtcttccgctagattaactctgtaatagatGTGTTCcctagtgatgtaatatcttgtattcttgtaatcttatgatatatgactgtgacatcgactgaaatatgataatatgatgaaatcagttcttggttttatcatattaaaattcattctgtggattttccttcaagaaaaattgaggatgtttcactgAAGCCGTGTCCATTTCCAGGACACGTCAGTACCTCGCTAGAATACAGGACACGTGCATGATTTCCCACACATTAAACATTCAGAGTGATCACCTGAACCGGGCTATCCTTATCAACGACAAACGATCTAGCTACCTTGCCTGAAGGCGTGTCCATTTCCACCGTGTACGAACCATGGTATCCTCTGAACTTAAACTCTCCTTGGCGATCGACATTACCGTTCATACGGGTCAGCCACTCTTGTTTGAGAGCAAGGTACCTTCTGCCAGCCTCGTTGATTGTCCCATCAGCATCGACCAGATGCGCGTGCTCTCGAAACATAAACATCTCCCAGAATCCCCAGAGGATGATTCCCCCAACAGCAGGATGTGCAAATGCTTCGCGGAGGAACACCTCTAGATCATCAGCTCGTATGTGTTCATTCTCTGCTGTGACATCCAATTCAGTAATCCAGATCGGGAGACCTAGTATGGCGAGCTTGTCCAGGGAATCGCATATGATTTCTCCCACTGGATGGCTGATATGACCTTGCACACCGATCCCACCAACTGGGGCACCCCGTTCTTGGAGATCAACTACCTGTTCAACAAATTTCTCAGGGGTAGATTTTGTGTCACATCCATCTTCGACGTTATAATCGTTAACAAACAGGACAGCAGAAGGATCAAGCTTATGTGCTTCTCTGAACATGTAAGCTCTAATGTCCCTTCCCAATCTGTCTTCATAGAAAGACCCATGTAGCATCTCATTGTTTACATCGTGATGTCTAAATCGACCTTTGTACCTTGACAACAGGCTTTGCAAACGATTTTGGACGGCAGCCATTAAGCGGTGGCCTTGCAATGACCGAACCCAAGGTTGGACAGCGTCTTCTACTTCCCAGAATAAACAGTGGCCACGAACCTGTATCTTATGTTTCTCGCAAAATTCAAGCAACTCATCAGAATCTTTATAATTAAGCCGCCCTTGTTCTGCTTCTGTATGGTACCATTTCAATTCATTCTCAAATACAGCCCAGTTGAAGTTCTTCACAAAAAACTCAGCAAGATCCTCATTCTCTATGTTGTGTCTCGCGATGCATGATCCAAATGGAAAGCTATTCTCGGTCTGTTGTATCCTCACAGATGAACCTAAAAGATTCACTGCATTTGATCCTTGGAACTTAAGAACAACATCACGCTTTCTCACCTGTCAGCAGAATTGAGAAAGTTCATATAGTATAAATTTAGCAAACTGGAGGTTTAGTTCCACAAAACCCCAGTTTTTTTGGCTATGGTACTTAATCCTAAGTTTCATGCTCTAAGCCTTCATAAATTCGAAATTTCTTAGCTAGTGACACCGAGCATTAAGTTATCAAAAGGTTTCATACCAATACCACCACCTTCAAGGATGACTATATCAACAAACTTAATTCCAATAAAAAAGGTTGAGCAGATTAAGGGCAGCTAAGCCATTATTTGGTTATGATAGGGTTTTGTGAAACTTTATGAATGTATAAAAATGACATTGATTGCAACCGTCCATGAAATATGTGCTTTTCTGCAAttatgtgaaatttacactaatAACAAAGCAAAAAAATCACCACTGTTGAAAATAATGGTTGGATCACGCATGGCCACATATGAATTGGAAGAATTCACATCTAAAACGTGAAGTGCATTAAAGTTTACCTTGTCTGTTTTCTCCTTCAGATACTCAAACCGTGCTTTTCTGTCGACTGGATATATTTGAAAGTCCATGACTCTGAGGTCAACACCTGGAGGAGGGCCTTGAACGTATGCAGTAACTTTGGATGGCTGCTTTTCAAGCTTGAATGCTCCTTTGATTTCATACCATTGATCCCCATCAGCTTCCACTTGCCCGCCATTGACCCATTGGTTGTTATCCACAGCAAGACAGACATTTACATGGTGACGTCCATGTCCTCCAGACCCAACTCGTACCCAAGACGATACTCTGTAAGTGACATGCAACCTTAGTTTATCAGTTATGACCTGAGAAGGACCCATCCAAACATCTGTGCGGTTCGTGGCAAGGATATAACGACCACTTATATGCTTCTGACTTGCACGGTCCTTCAAGATAGAAGATAGCATATGGGGTGCTTCAGTCTGGATACTCAATCGACATGAACCCATAGGACTCCACCCAGCAAGCCCACGAGTGAAGGCATTATTGTGCAATAGATTAGTTCCATACAGAACATTCTGCAACATTTAGTAAATATTCTTGAATTAGAGAGGA
Above is a genomic segment from Miscanthus floridulus cultivar M001 chromosome 3, ASM1932011v1, whole genome shotgun sequence containing:
- the LOC136541712 gene encoding endo-1,4-beta-xylanase 1-like isoform X1: MRRRCGWLSSLFRPRRAGRALPQPYPQGPDSEPKAVAKLSASDKVVMENILSNSDFSEGLHLWQPNSCHAFVAVEGSGYHYGVRPHSGSTYAVLTHRTQSWQGLEQDITEKVTLGTEYFVAAYVRVHGEVHEPIRVQVTLKLEEGSSTNYLSIARILASQERWEKMEGSFNLTTLPRRLVFYLEGPPPGVDLLIDSVTISYKKTEGSASSIRGTENIILNYDFSKGLHPWNPICCHAYVASQWSGFLDGIRGNSGENYAVVSKRTEHWQGLEQDITNQVSTGTAYVVSAFVRVDGNVQGQVEVKGTLRLQNADGSTHYNPVGSVVASKEKWNKLEGSFSLTNMPKNVVFYLEGPPAGVDLVIDSVTITCSRHKQSKEVKVPSGAETIIKNPHFEDGLKNWSGRGCNICRHEFTAYGNVRPLNGSYFASATGRVHNWNGIQQEITGRVQRKVLYEISSAVRIFGSANDTEVRATLWVQEYGHERYVGLAKNQASDKQWTHLKGKFLLHAPFTKAVIFIEGPPAGIDILVDGLVLSPARKLQAAPRPKIENVLYGTNLLHNNAFTRGLAGWSPMGSCRLSIQTEAPHMLSSILKDRASQKHISGRYILATNRTDVWMGPSQVITDKLRLHVTYRVSSWVRVGSGGHGRHHVNVCLAVDNNQWVNGGQVEADGDQWYEIKGAFKLEKQPSKVTAYVQGPPPGVDLRVMDFQIYPVDRKARFEYLKEKTDKVRKRDVVLKFQGSNAVNLLGSSVRIQQTENSFPFGSCIARHNIENEDLAEFFVKNFNWAVFENELKWYHTEAEQGRLNYKDSDELLEFCEKHKIQVRGHCLFWEVEDAVQPWVRSLQGHRLMAAVQNRLQSLLSRYKGRFRHHDVNNEMLHGSFYEDRLGRDIRAYMFREAHKLDPSAVLFVNDYNVEDGCDTKSTPEKFVEQVVDLQERGAPVGGIGVQGHISHPVGEIICDSLDKLAILGLPIWITELDVTAENEHIRADDLEVFLREAFAHPAVGGIILWGFWEMFMFREHAHLVDADGTINEAGRRYLALKQEWLTRMNGNVDRQGEFKFRGYHGSYTVEMDTPSGKVARSFVVDKDSPVQVITLNV
- the LOC136541712 gene encoding endo-1,4-beta-xylanase 1-like isoform X2, with protein sequence MENILSNSDFSEGLHLWQPNSCHAFVAVEGSGYHYGVRPHSGSTYAVLTHRTQSWQGLEQDITEKVTLGTEYFVAAYVRVHGEVHEPIRVQVTLKLEEGSSTNYLSIARILASQERWEKMEGSFNLTTLPRRLVFYLEGPPPGVDLLIDSVTISYKKTEGSASSIRGTENIILNYDFSKGLHPWNPICCHAYVASQWSGFLDGIRGNSGENYAVVSKRTEHWQGLEQDITNQVSTGTAYVVSAFVRVDGNVQGQVEVKGTLRLQNADGSTHYNPVGSVVASKEKWNKLEGSFSLTNMPKNVVFYLEGPPAGVDLVIDSVTITCSRHKQSKEVKVPSGAETIIKNPHFEDGLKNWSGRGCNICRHEFTAYGNVRPLNGSYFASATGRVHNWNGIQQEITGRVQRKVLYEISSAVRIFGSANDTEVRATLWVQEYGHERYVGLAKNQASDKQWTHLKGKFLLHAPFTKAVIFIEGPPAGIDILVDGLVLSPARKLQAAPRPKIENVLYGTNLLHNNAFTRGLAGWSPMGSCRLSIQTEAPHMLSSILKDRASQKHISGRYILATNRTDVWMGPSQVITDKLRLHVTYRVSSWVRVGSGGHGRHHVNVCLAVDNNQWVNGGQVEADGDQWYEIKGAFKLEKQPSKVTAYVQGPPPGVDLRVMDFQIYPVDRKARFEYLKEKTDKVRKRDVVLKFQGSNAVNLLGSSVRIQQTENSFPFGSCIARHNIENEDLAEFFVKNFNWAVFENELKWYHTEAEQGRLNYKDSDELLEFCEKHKIQVRGHCLFWEVEDAVQPWVRSLQGHRLMAAVQNRLQSLLSRYKGRFRHHDVNNEMLHGSFYEDRLGRDIRAYMFREAHKLDPSAVLFVNDYNVEDGCDTKSTPEKFVEQVVDLQERGAPVGGIGVQGHISHPVGEIICDSLDKLAILGLPIWITELDVTAENEHIRADDLEVFLREAFAHPAVGGIILWGFWEMFMFREHAHLVDADGTINEAGRRYLALKQEWLTRMNGNVDRQGEFKFRGYHGSYTVEMDTPSGKVARSFVVDKDSPVQVITLNV